One Malaclemys terrapin pileata isolate rMalTer1 chromosome 21, rMalTer1.hap1, whole genome shotgun sequence DNA window includes the following coding sequences:
- the LOC128827436 gene encoding C5a anaphylatoxin chemotactic receptor 1-like: protein MASPFPTRSWGQLSGNATSPVANNSTMPTSNVLDQLSVAIFVVSSLLGTVGNSLVIWVTCFRMRRTVNSIWFLSLALTNLLYSLLLPFYAAKTAAGNQWAFGNFLCKAVNSLLFLSMFTSIFQLTLISADCCLLVARPVWAQRFRTPRLAWGAAAVAWLLAGAFSAPYLVFRQVTCRGERFFCINNFGDEATRMARQQALIMVRFVDGFLAPLLVITACHVVMMLRAGHRGRRPNRTAKVVAAVVLSFFFCWLPYHIFNFLHRSPSNRAAFEVGSSLAFSLTCLGCFLNPLLYAFLGRRFQEGLRGSSRARWLEAAMAEDSMGSGSGRRSNRSLGSTTPPSCG from the coding sequence CTTTCCGGCAACGCCACCTCACCCGTGGCCAACAACAGCACCATGCCCACCTCCAACGTCCTCGACCAGCTCTCGGTGGCCATCTTCGTGGTCTCCTCCCTGCTGGGCACGGTAGGCAACAGCCTGGTGATTTGGGTCACCTGCTTCCGCATGCGCCGGACGGTCAACTCGATCTGGTTCCTGAGCCTGGCGCTGACCAACCTGCTCtactccctgctgctgcctttcTACGCCGCCAAGACCGCCGCGGGCAATCAGTGGGCCTTCGGCAACTTCCTCTGCAAAGCCGTcaactccctcctcttcctcagcaTGTTCACCAGCATCTTCCAGCTGACGCTCATCTCGGCCGATTGCTGCCTGCTGGTGGCCCGGCCCGTCTGGGCCCAGCGGTTCCGCACGCCGCGCTTGGCTTGGGGGGCGGCCGCCGTGGcgtggctgctggccggggctTTCTCGGCCCCCTACCTGGTCTTCCGGCAGGTGACCTGCCGGGGTGAGCGCTTCTTCTGCATCAACAATTTCGGGGATGAGGCGACGAGGATGGCGCGGCAGCAGGCCCTGATCATGGTGCGGTTCGTGGACGGCTTCCTGGCACCGCTGCTGGTCATCACAGCCTGCCACGTGGTCATGATGCTGCGGGCCGGGCACCGGGGCCGCCGGCCCAACCGTACGGCCAAGGTGGTAGCTGCCGTGGTGTTGAGTTTCTTCTTCTGCTGGCTGCCCTACCACATCTTCAACTTCCTGCACAGGTCGCCGAGCAATCGTGCAGCCTTCGAGGTGGGCTCCTCCCTGGCCTTCAGCCTCACCTGCCTGGGCTGCttcctcaaccccctgctctacgCCTTCCTGGGCCGCCGCTTCCAGGAGGGGCTGCGGGGCAGCAGCCGCGCCCGCTGGCTGGAGGCCGCCATGGCCGAAGACTCGATGGGCTCCGGCAGCGGGCGCCGGAGCAACCGCTCGCTGGGCTCCACCACCCCTCCGAGCTGCGGATAA